In Paracoccus tegillarcae, one DNA window encodes the following:
- a CDS encoding DUF4287 domain-containing protein codes for MALSPREMHDRIIGNLKTKTGHTFDHWREVVTEERCERNDKDLVAHLKATHGLGHYTAVAIIKEAASGNEYEATDDLVTALFEGKPGAQRLFEAIDTKAAELPGTERVPCKTYVGYRAKTQFMIVAPSGEYGLRCGLALPPSGPDLLPSSSFGSARIKSQFHVGEGGPTTEQLALIKVAHGQNA; via the coding sequence ATGGCACTCTCACCGAGAGAAATGCATGATCGGATCATTGGCAACTTGAAGACCAAGACGGGCCACACCTTCGATCACTGGCGCGAGGTCGTCACCGAAGAGCGCTGCGAGAGAAACGATAAGGATCTGGTGGCCCATCTTAAGGCTACCCACGGACTTGGGCATTACACCGCCGTCGCGATCATCAAGGAAGCCGCATCAGGCAACGAATACGAGGCGACGGATGATCTTGTTACAGCACTCTTCGAAGGAAAACCCGGCGCACAACGCCTTTTTGAGGCGATAGACACCAAAGCCGCCGAGCTGCCAGGAACCGAACGCGTGCCGTGCAAAACATATGTGGGGTATCGCGCGAAGACGCAGTTCATGATCGTTGCGCCATCCGGAGAGTACGGCCTGCGCTGTGGACTTGCTTTGCCACCTTCCGGGCCGGACTTGTTGCCGTCTTCCAGCTTTGGCAGTGCAAGGATCAAGTCGCAATTTCATGTTGGCGAGGGTGGCCCAACGACAGAGCAACTGGCACTCATTAAGGTAGCCCACGGCCAAAACGCATGA
- a CDS encoding SRPBCC family protein, whose protein sequence is MKTIHVTRRLAYPQEMVWAALTDSQHIEKWLMPNDFRPKVGHQFQFLTKPAPGFDGIVDCKVLDLEPQSRLAFSWKGGGIDTKVTIFLSPLEAGTEVQLVQEGFKVSNIIPRIILGQGWKTIIGKKLPTAIDGMAVEAV, encoded by the coding sequence ATGAAAACGATACACGTGACGCGCCGCTTGGCCTATCCGCAGGAGATGGTCTGGGCCGCTTTGACAGACAGCCAGCACATTGAGAAATGGCTGATGCCAAACGACTTTCGACCCAAAGTTGGCCACCAGTTTCAGTTCCTCACGAAACCTGCGCCGGGCTTCGACGGCATCGTCGACTGCAAGGTGCTGGATCTAGAACCGCAAAGTCGATTGGCGTTCTCTTGGAAAGGCGGCGGAATCGACACCAAGGTGACAATTTTCCTGTCGCCGCTTGAGGCGGGCACAGAAGTGCAGCTTGTTCAGGAAGGGTTCAAAGTTTCCAACATCATCCCGCGCATCATTTTGGGTCAGGGCTGGAAAACCATCATTGGAAAGAAGCTGCCGACCGCGATTGACGGTATGGCGGTGGAGGCAGTGTGA
- a CDS encoding ArsR/SmtB family transcription factor gives MSNFDDIFRALSVSVRRDMLAAMIDEDRTVSDLTARTDISQSAVSQHLAVLKDAGLVRDRKVGRNRYYAVEVGQLLLLDDWLDPFRNQWAGAFDALESHLNKQKN, from the coding sequence ATGTCGAACTTCGATGATATCTTCCGTGCCCTCTCCGTCTCTGTCAGAAGGGATATGCTTGCCGCGATGATTGATGAAGATCGTACGGTCAGTGACCTGACGGCTCGCACCGATATTTCACAGTCGGCGGTCTCCCAACATCTCGCCGTTCTTAAGGATGCAGGCCTCGTTCGCGACCGAAAGGTCGGACGCAACAGGTACTACGCGGTCGAGGTCGGACAATTACTGCTGCTCGATGATTGGCTGGACCCGTTTCGCAACCAGTGGGCTGGGGCGTTCGACGCCTTGGAAAGTCACCTTAACAAACAGAAGAACTGA
- a CDS encoding lysozyme inhibitor LprI family protein: MASAPIVADYDVMMTSLARLFEVRHVLTHELPTGTVFDSKELSDLIDATSTFVEATDWSVIDVLRGSVPQTQSGMNIVAGEDLRREEEELEAILRKVAALPRIDGDALQELQAAWADFANRHAGLLASQVEGGSMYPLLWAGEKASLVRDRITQLKGILDGWWDR; encoded by the coding sequence ATGGCCTCTGCCCCCATCGTCGCCGATTACGATGTGATGATGACTTCTCTCGCCCGACTCTTCGAGGTCCGCCACGTACTAACCCACGAGCTTCCTACCGGGACTGTCTTTGACTCCAAGGAGCTTTCAGACCTCATCGATGCCACCAGTACGTTTGTCGAGGCAACGGATTGGTCCGTAATCGACGTTCTCCGCGGCTCGGTTCCTCAGACGCAAAGCGGGATGAACATAGTTGCCGGCGAAGACCTGCGCCGTGAGGAGGAAGAGCTAGAGGCAATTTTGAGGAAAGTAGCTGCCCTCCCTAGAATCGATGGTGATGCTCTTCAAGAATTGCAAGCAGCTTGGGCCGATTTTGCAAACAGACACGCCGGTCTCCTCGCCTCGCAGGTCGAGGGCGGTTCGATGTATCCGCTTCTCTGGGCCGGCGAGAAGGCCTCTTTGGTCCGTGATCGGATCACCCAGCTCAAAGGCATCCTCGACGGATGGTGGGACCGATAG